A genomic region of Magnolia sinica isolate HGM2019 chromosome 6, MsV1, whole genome shotgun sequence contains the following coding sequences:
- the LOC131247968 gene encoding transmembrane 9 superfamily member 2-like, giving the protein MERLVGTVVAVLLLVSVLKVGADGSDHKYKERDHVPLYANKVGPFHNPSETYQYYDLPLCSPEHVNEKREDLGEVLNGDRLVDAPYHLDYRVDKQTETICKKRLPKEDVAKLRVAIEKDYYFEMYYDDLPFWGFIGKVDRENKMDPSEYKYLLFKHIHFDILYNNDRIIEINVQTDPNLTVDITEDSDIEVEFSYSVKWKETDIPFEKRIEKYSKSSSMPQHLEIHWFSIINSCVTVLLLTGFLATILMRVLKNDFIKYSHDDDSVDDHEETGWKYIHGDVFRFPKHKSFFSAIIGSGTQLFALAIFIFLLALVGVFYPYNRGALFTALVVIYALTSGIAGYTATSTYLQLEGTNWVRNLLLTGCLFCGPLFLTFCFLNTVAIAYSATAALPFGTILVILLIWMLVTSPLLVLGGIAGKNSKTEFQAPCRTAKYPREIPELPWYRGTIPQMAMAGFLPFSAIYIELYYIFASVWGHKIYTIYSILFIVFIILIIVTAFITIALTYFQLTVEDHEWWWRSILCGGSTGVFIFGYCLYYYYARSDMSGFMQTSFFFGYMACICYGFFLMLGTVGFRASLLFVRHIYRSIKCE; this is encoded by the exons ATGGAGAGACTGGTGGGAACTGTTGTGGCGGTTTTATTATTGGTTTCTGTTTTGAAAGTTGGAGCAGATGGGTCAGATCACAAGTATAAAGAGAGAGATCATGTCCCTTTGTATGCTAACAAAGTGGGCCCCTTTCACAATCCAAg TGAGACGTATCAATATTATGATCTGCCACTGTGTTCACCAG AGCATGTGAACGAGAAGAGGGAGGATCTTGGGGAAGTTCTGAATGGCGACCGCCTAGTTGATGCGCCATATCATTTGGATTATCGGGTGGACAAGCAGACTGAAACCATCTGTAAGAAAAGGCTGCCAAAAGAAGATGTTGCAAAGCTGAGGGTTGCCATTGAGAAGGACTACTACTTTGAGATGTACTACGATGACTTACCCTTTTGGGGATTCATTGGGAAGGTTGACAGGGAGAACAAAATGGATCCGAGCGAGTATAAGTATTTGCTCTTTAAACATATTCATTTCGATATTCTCTACAACAACGACCGCATTATAGAAATAAATGTTCAGACCGACCCCAATCTAACTGTTGACATTACGGAAGATAGTGATATAGAAGTCGAATTCTCATATTCGGTGAAGTGGAAAGAAACCGACATCCCTTTTGAGAAGAGGATTGAGAAGTACTCGAAATCTTCCTCGATGCCCCAGCACTTGGAAATCCATTGGTTCTCGATCATAAACTCATGCGTGACGGTCCTCCTTCTAACTGGGTTTCTTGCTACGATTCTCATGCGCGTCCTAAAGAACGACTTCATTAA GTATTCGCACGATGATGACTCGGTCGATGATCATGAAGAGACGGGATGGAAATATATTCATGGAGATGTCTTCCGTTTCCCAAAGCACAAATCTTTTTTTTCAGCCATTATTGGATCGGGAACTCAGCTATTTGCACT TGCAATTTTCATCTTCCTTCTCGCGCTAGTTGGGGTGTTTTATCCATACAATAGGGGAGCTCTTTTCACCGCTTTGGTTGTCATTTATGCTCTTACCTCCGGCATTGCAGGCTACACTGCAACATCCACTTATTTGCAACTAGAAGGAACTAACTGG GTGAGGAATTTGTTGTTAACGGGCTGCTTGTTCTGCGGGCCCTTGTTCTTGACATTCTGCTTCCTTAACACCGTCGCTATCGCATACAGTGCCACTGCAGCCTTACCGTTTGGTACAATCTTGGTGATTCTTCTCATCTGGATGTTAGTAACTTCTCCACTGCTTGTATTGGGCGGTATTGCGGGTAAGAATAGCAAGACCGAGTTCCAAGCTCCATGTCGCACGGCAAAGTACCCAAGAGAAATTCCCGAGTTGCCATGGTATAGAGGAACCATCCCCCAGATGGCCATGGCTGGTTTTCTGCCCTTCAGCGCCATCTATATTGAGCTCTACTACATATTTGCTAGCGTGTGGGGTCACAAAATCTACACCATATATAGCATCCTTTTCATCGTTTTCATCATTCTTATTATCGTCACAGCATTCATCACAATCGCGTTGACGTACTTTCAGCTTACTGTTGAGGACCATGAGTGGTGGTGGAG ATCTATTCTTTGTGGAGGCTCTACCGGCGTATTTATCTTTGGCTACTGCTTATACTACTACTATGCTAGATCAGACATGTCCGGCTTCATGCAGACATCCTTTTTCTTCGGTTACATGGCTTGCATTTGCTATGGATTCTTCCTCATGCTTGGGACTGTTGGTTTCCGCGCTTCCTTGCTGTTTGTGCGACACATCTACCGTTCGATCAAGTGCGAATAG